One window from the genome of Pedobacter schmidteae encodes:
- a CDS encoding bestrophin family protein produces the protein MLLVQNIRLSRILINTWQVDLIMIASCTVAYLIREYLLVHHIEIPSIIPALLGTAIAFFIGFNNNQAYDRWWEARKIWGALVNDSRSYTRALVNYVDEDKVISRRMVLRHIAFLYALKANLRGTVDEIYIKYLDEEDLKEIKTHSNAHNAILNIQARDLQLLSKLNYVDGFRFIEINEMLVRFSDSMGMSERIKNTVFPTTYSYLTKVFIWLFVVTFTLVISHTTGVYSIFLGWLIGFVFVSTQINGMSMVNPFENNSAGVPLNQITRTIEINLLQMLGEKDIPEPVKPINDEYVL, from the coding sequence ATGCTCCTGGTTCAGAATATTCGCTTAAGCAGAATTCTAATTAATACCTGGCAGGTTGATCTGATTATGATTGCGTCCTGCACTGTTGCTTATCTAATCAGAGAGTACCTTTTGGTGCATCATATTGAAATCCCTTCCATTATCCCTGCGCTTTTAGGGACAGCAATTGCCTTTTTTATTGGATTTAACAATAACCAGGCTTACGACAGGTGGTGGGAAGCCAGAAAGATATGGGGTGCCCTGGTAAATGATTCGCGATCATATACCCGCGCTTTGGTCAACTATGTAGATGAGGATAAGGTGATATCAAGAAGAATGGTACTTAGACACATTGCTTTTTTATATGCATTAAAGGCAAATCTGAGAGGTACCGTGGATGAAATTTATATTAAGTATCTGGATGAGGAAGATTTGAAAGAGATAAAAACACACAGCAATGCTCATAATGCCATTTTAAATATACAAGCCCGGGACTTACAGCTTTTATCAAAATTAAATTATGTAGACGGCTTCCGTTTTATAGAAATAAATGAGATGCTGGTCAGGTTCTCTGACTCGATGGGTATGAGCGAACGCATTAAAAATACGGTATTTCCTACCACCTATAGTTACCTTACAAAGGTGTTTATATGGCTTTTTGTGGTTACGTTTACCCTGGTCATCAGTCACACAACGGGCGTATATTCCATTTTTCTGGGTTGGTTAATCGGCTTTGTATTTGTTTCTACCCAAATTAATGGTATGAGTATGGTTAATCCGTTTGAAAATAATTCAGCCGGAGTTCCATTGAACCAGATTACCCGTACTATTGAAATTAATTTGTTGCAGATGCTTGGTGAAAAGGATATTCCCGAGCCGGTGAAGCCAATAAATGACGAGTATGTGCTGTAA
- the eptA gene encoding phosphoethanolamine--lipid A transferase EptA encodes MFTLKNNLKIAHFAILMSFLNLLLFHFPFYSFVFNNVNYKSFNGVFLIISIMIIMLVLNAFIFYLICFLSRFVGKFLLVLFFILNAIAVYFINTYGVLIDKTMIGNIFNTDYAESSSFFSWKLMLYIILFGILPAIYIVKVKITKVTWKKFAITSSLTLLFILVVVFANATNWLWIDKNAKVLGALPMPWSYTANTYLFYKDKQKSSEKEILLPDATIKDNQKSVVVLVIGESARSQNFSLYGYQKNTNPLLSKTSNLFHFNATSCATYTTAGVKCILEHENSDKLYEILPNYLDRNNVEVIWRTTNWGEPPIHIKNYQNKDALMSNCQGEGCNYDEVLLNGLKDQILESKKDKILIVLHTSTSHGPTYSKKYPQQFETFKPVCNSVELGNCSQTELINAYDNTIVYTDYILSKIIDDLKQLNGYKSTMIFVSDHGESLGEKNLYMHGVPMSIAPKEQYEIPFIVWLSDSSKQLKPNKVLSQNHVFHSVLNFLSIQSPVYNEEMNIFK; translated from the coding sequence ATGTTTACGTTAAAAAATAACTTGAAAATAGCTCATTTTGCTATTTTAATGAGTTTTCTTAATTTATTACTATTTCATTTCCCTTTTTACAGCTTTGTGTTCAACAATGTTAATTACAAAAGTTTTAATGGTGTTTTTCTCATCATTAGCATAATGATTATCATGTTGGTATTAAACGCTTTTATTTTTTACCTGATTTGTTTTCTGTCGCGTTTTGTTGGGAAATTTTTATTGGTCTTATTCTTTATTCTCAACGCAATTGCAGTCTACTTTATTAATACCTATGGTGTTTTGATAGATAAAACTATGATTGGTAATATATTCAATACCGATTATGCGGAGTCTAGTAGTTTTTTTTCATGGAAATTAATGCTTTACATCATTTTATTTGGCATCCTCCCAGCCATTTACATCGTTAAAGTAAAAATAACAAAGGTAACATGGAAGAAATTTGCAATCACCTCTTCACTTACCTTATTATTTATTCTGGTTGTAGTATTTGCCAACGCAACCAATTGGCTGTGGATTGATAAAAACGCAAAAGTATTAGGTGCATTGCCAATGCCCTGGTCTTATACTGCAAATACTTATCTTTTTTATAAAGACAAACAGAAAAGTAGTGAGAAAGAAATTTTGTTGCCCGATGCTACAATAAAAGATAATCAGAAATCAGTGGTAGTTCTGGTCATAGGCGAATCGGCAAGAAGCCAGAATTTTTCTTTATATGGCTACCAGAAAAATACGAACCCATTGCTTTCCAAAACGAGTAATTTATTTCATTTTAATGCCACCTCTTGCGCCACTTATACTACTGCAGGTGTAAAATGTATTTTAGAGCACGAAAATAGCGATAAGTTATATGAAATCTTACCCAATTATTTGGACAGAAATAATGTAGAGGTTATTTGGAGAACTACAAACTGGGGAGAGCCGCCAATTCACATAAAAAATTACCAAAATAAAGATGCTTTAATGTCAAATTGTCAAGGCGAAGGATGTAATTACGATGAAGTTCTTTTGAATGGATTAAAAGACCAGATATTAGAAAGTAAAAAAGATAAAATATTGATTGTATTGCACACAAGTACAAGTCATGGGCCTACCTATAGCAAGAAATACCCACAACAATTTGAGACTTTTAAACCAGTATGTAATAGTGTTGAATTAGGGAATTGTTCTCAAACAGAGCTGATCAATGCGTATGACAATACAATTGTTTACACTGACTATATTTTATCTAAAATAATTGACGATTTAAAACAATTAAATGGCTATAAGAGTACGATGATTTTTGTGTCAGATCATGGTGAATCTTTAGGAGAAAAAAATCTATATATGCATGGGGTGCCTATGAGTATTGCTCCTAAGGAACAATATGAAATTCCTTTTATAGTTTGGTTATCCGACAGTTCGAAGCAACTAAAACCCAATAAAGTATTGTCTCAGAATCACGTATTTCATAGTGTTTTAAATTTTTTAAGCATACAAAGTCCTGTTTATAACGAGGAAATGAACATTTTTAAGTGA
- a CDS encoding Crp/Fnr family transcriptional regulator, which yields MLRTNLSFLPYVQELYERQERKENIIVKQYAKGQKLFVQNEKMTKVMLIKQGITKCFFTENNDKEYILEFLGKGEIVGEIELIRHISCLCNIEAITDVTVYAIAPDYLSELIRNDLKLNNLLLDVFAERIVNTSSRASYQQLYTVEHSLSRLLELQSKQEIKLSKEDMAAYLGISVRSLNRTLKSFEGS from the coding sequence ATGTTAAGAACAAACCTATCATTTTTACCTTATGTGCAGGAACTTTACGAACGCCAGGAACGTAAAGAAAACATTATTGTAAAGCAATATGCCAAAGGGCAAAAGCTATTTGTACAAAATGAAAAAATGACAAAGGTGATGCTCATCAAACAGGGCATTACCAAGTGCTTTTTTACCGAAAACAATGATAAAGAATATATTCTCGAATTTTTAGGTAAAGGTGAAATTGTGGGCGAAATTGAGTTGATACGCCATATTTCTTGTTTATGTAATATTGAAGCAATAACAGATGTAACGGTTTATGCGATTGCGCCTGATTACCTTTCCGAGCTAATCAGAAACGATCTAAAATTGAACAATCTGCTGCTAGATGTTTTTGCAGAGCGTATTGTTAACACCTCAAGCAGGGCTTCATACCAACAGCTATACACAGTAGAACACAGCCTTAGCAGACTTTTGGAATTACAATCCAAACAGGAGATCAAACTCTCAAAGGAAGATATGGCAGCTTACCTGGGCATTTCTGTAAGAAGCTTGAACAGGACGTTAAAGAGTTTTGAAGGCTCCTGA
- a CDS encoding DUF1801 domain-containing protein, protein MTIKTTQTQANVEDFINAFAATPQKKEDGFELLKLMKAHTGYEPKMWGPSMIGFGSYHYKSERSRQEGDWPLVGFSPRKAAISLYVYSAAPGQEELLKQLGKFTMGKGCIYVKKLTDINVEVLKELISGTIDFLQEKWGKS, encoded by the coding sequence ATGACCATTAAAACCACCCAAACACAGGCTAACGTAGAAGATTTCATCAATGCCTTTGCTGCTACACCGCAGAAAAAAGAGGACGGATTTGAGTTATTGAAATTGATGAAAGCGCATACCGGTTATGAACCTAAAATGTGGGGCCCGTCTATGATCGGTTTCGGTTCCTATCATTATAAATCGGAAAGAAGCAGGCAGGAAGGAGATTGGCCTTTGGTTGGGTTTTCGCCACGAAAGGCAGCCATTTCCCTGTATGTTTACAGTGCTGCCCCGGGTCAGGAAGAATTGCTTAAACAATTGGGAAAGTTTACCATGGGCAAAGGTTGTATTTATGTGAAAAAACTTACCGACATTAATGTTGAAGTACTTAAGGAATTGATCAGCGGGACAATCGATTTTCTTCAGGAAAAGTGGGGTAAATCATAA
- a CDS encoding DinB family protein → MTRSLTISSRLREVFLDGYFIANTNYKVQLLGLDWKQASQKVGNLNTVAALTYHINYYLKGLLNTFETGRLEIRDKFSFDLPPITGQADWDSLVANLLDNAEKFADKVEQMEDSLFDQIFIAEKYGTYLRNIEAVIEHSYYHLGQISLIKKMIS, encoded by the coding sequence ATGACAAGAAGTTTAACGATTTCCAGCCGGCTTCGGGAAGTGTTTCTGGACGGATATTTTATTGCAAATACGAATTACAAAGTTCAGTTGCTGGGACTGGATTGGAAACAGGCCAGCCAGAAGGTAGGCAACTTAAATACCGTTGCCGCCTTAACTTACCATATCAATTATTATCTGAAAGGCTTGTTAAATACGTTCGAAACAGGAAGATTGGAAATCAGGGACAAATTTAGTTTTGATCTGCCACCGATAACCGGGCAGGCAGATTGGGATAGTTTGGTTGCGAATCTTTTAGACAATGCCGAAAAATTCGCGGATAAAGTAGAACAAATGGAGGATAGCCTTTTCGATCAGATATTTATAGCCGAAAAGTACGGCACCTATTTGCGAAACATAGAAGCAGTAATAGAGCATAGCTACTATCATTTGGGACAGATTTCGCTGATAAAAAAAATGATATCATAA
- a CDS encoding HAD family hydrolase produces the protein MKKSIKTIAFDADDTLWVNEPYFQEAEKQFCILLENYLPQHSVSQELLKTEMKNLHLYGYGVKGFVLCMIETASRISNHTASFALIDKIIAIGQELLQKPVELLHGVEETLKNLKCDYRLVVATKGDLLDQERKLKKSGLESYFHHIEIMSDKKTSDYQKLLKHLDCEPQNFLMLGNSVKSDILPVLELGGFAGHIPYHVTWTHEQHEHNLIHENFVELKSIDHIFNFL, from the coding sequence ATGAAAAAGAGTATAAAAACAATAGCCTTCGATGCAGATGATACCTTATGGGTGAACGAACCATATTTTCAGGAAGCGGAAAAACAATTCTGCATATTGCTTGAAAATTATTTGCCTCAGCATTCCGTATCGCAGGAGTTACTGAAAACCGAAATGAAAAATCTGCACCTCTATGGTTATGGGGTAAAAGGCTTTGTGTTGTGTATGATTGAAACAGCAAGCCGGATTTCTAATCATACCGCTTCGTTTGCGTTGATTGATAAAATCATAGCAATAGGGCAGGAGCTTTTGCAAAAACCGGTTGAACTACTGCATGGTGTGGAGGAAACTTTAAAAAATCTAAAATGCGATTACAGGCTGGTAGTGGCTACCAAAGGAGATTTGTTGGACCAGGAAAGGAAACTGAAAAAATCCGGATTGGAAAGCTACTTTCATCATATCGAAATTATGAGTGATAAAAAGACAAGCGATTATCAAAAGCTATTGAAACATTTGGATTGCGAACCTCAAAATTTCCTGATGTTGGGTAACTCCGTTAAATCTGATATTCTGCCTGTTTTAGAACTGGGCGGATTTGCGGGACATATTCCATACCACGTAACCTGGACACACGAGCAACACGAACACAATTTGATACATGAAAATTTTGTAGAATTGAAAAGTATTGATCATATTTTTAACTTTTTGTAG
- a CDS encoding phosphatase PAP2 family protein: protein MNVNVIQNYSRLKPSLFIFPAFFLIIVVLLLYKENSLSVDRYVQIQKNWFIFLNSKLSQFPKTIFNLTQFGDALVPLSLLSIFMIYAPKIWEGLISSSLISCIICCSLKEIFAVPRPAAVFDNNSFVIVGTRLAGSNSLPSGHSITVFTVLTVLMFAFMPRNLQHKILWFIFIIAVGLILGVTRVGVGAHYPFDVVIGGTIGYISGLLGIFLNEKFKIWTWINDKKYYPIIVLFFLFGCVALVSRMLSDNLIIYYFSLIALVISLYKIIYVYVKK, encoded by the coding sequence ATGAACGTAAATGTTATTCAAAACTATTCAAGACTCAAACCATCTTTATTTATATTTCCTGCATTTTTTTTAATTATAGTGGTTTTGCTTCTTTATAAGGAAAACTCTCTATCTGTTGATAGATATGTGCAGATTCAAAAGAACTGGTTCATTTTTTTGAATTCAAAATTATCTCAATTTCCCAAAACAATATTTAACCTTACCCAGTTTGGAGATGCATTAGTCCCATTATCCTTGCTAAGCATTTTTATGATATATGCCCCTAAAATTTGGGAAGGTTTAATATCATCTTCACTTATTTCATGTATAATTTGTTGCTCATTAAAAGAAATATTTGCGGTGCCCAGGCCTGCTGCAGTTTTTGACAATAATAGTTTTGTTATTGTCGGGACAAGACTAGCTGGAAGCAACAGTTTACCTTCCGGACATTCCATCACTGTTTTTACGGTACTTACCGTCCTTATGTTTGCATTTATGCCCCGAAATTTACAGCATAAAATTTTGTGGTTTATTTTTATAATTGCAGTAGGGTTGATCCTTGGGGTTACAAGGGTAGGTGTAGGGGCCCACTATCCGTTTGATGTTGTTATTGGCGGAACTATTGGATATATTTCCGGACTTTTAGGTATTTTCCTCAATGAAAAATTTAAAATCTGGACTTGGATCAACGATAAAAAATACTATCCGATTATTGTTTTATTCTTTCTGTTTGGTTGTGTTGCTTTGGTAAGCAGGATGTTGAGTGACAATTTGATCATATACTATTTTTCATTAATTGCTTTAGTCATTTCTCTATATAAGATTATTTATGTTTACGTTAAAAAATAA